A portion of the Pseudomonas sp. PSE14 genome contains these proteins:
- a CDS encoding MmgE/PrpD family protein: MNNTHALAEFLAGLRFEDLPQAVVERTEDLFLDWLGSALASQGRHPIPLFQRYARQMGPADGNSRILVDGTSSSAYFASLVNGASSHLVEQDDLHNSSVLHPATVVFPAALAAAQDLGKSGRELILASVAGYEAGIRIGEFLGRSHYRIFHTTATVGTLAAAVAVGKLLGFDSRQFVHCLGSAGTQAAGLWEFLRDAADSKQLHTAKAAADGLLAAYLTAEGLTGAQNILEGEQGMAAGMSSDADPRWLVDGLGTRWALAETSFKFHASCRHTHPAADALLALMQREGLGHEDIAHVTTRVHQGAIDVLGRVVVPQSVHQAKFSMGTVLGLIAVHGKAGLVEFEEFALQDARVAAFRDKVSMQLDPEVDGAYPQRWLGRVEVLATDGRRLEGAIDEPKGDPGNTLTRGELEDKFRRLLTFAGARGDAEATRLIDATWRLHGLQQVNVFA, translated from the coding sequence ATGAACAATACCCACGCCCTGGCCGAGTTCCTTGCCGGCCTGCGCTTTGAGGACCTGCCGCAGGCAGTGGTCGAGCGCACCGAAGACCTGTTCCTCGACTGGCTGGGTTCGGCCCTGGCCAGCCAGGGTCGTCACCCGATCCCGCTGTTCCAGCGCTACGCCCGCCAGATGGGCCCGGCGGACGGCAACAGCCGCATCCTCGTCGATGGCACCAGCAGCAGCGCCTATTTCGCCTCCCTGGTGAACGGCGCCAGCTCCCACCTGGTGGAGCAGGACGACCTGCACAACAGCTCCGTGCTGCACCCGGCTACCGTAGTCTTCCCGGCGGCCCTGGCCGCCGCCCAGGATCTGGGCAAGTCCGGCCGCGAGCTGATCCTTGCCAGCGTCGCCGGCTACGAGGCCGGTATCCGCATCGGCGAATTCCTCGGTCGCTCGCACTACCGCATCTTCCACACCACTGCCACGGTCGGCACCCTGGCCGCAGCGGTGGCAGTGGGCAAGCTGCTGGGCTTCGACAGCCGCCAGTTCGTGCATTGCCTGGGCAGCGCCGGGACCCAGGCTGCCGGGCTCTGGGAATTCCTGCGCGACGCCGCCGACTCCAAGCAGTTGCACACTGCCAAGGCCGCCGCCGATGGCCTGCTGGCCGCCTACCTGACCGCCGAGGGTCTGACCGGTGCGCAGAACATCCTTGAAGGCGAGCAGGGCATGGCCGCCGGGATGTCCAGCGACGCCGACCCTCGCTGGTTGGTGGACGGTCTGGGCACGCGCTGGGCGTTGGCCGAAACCTCCTTCAAGTTCCACGCCTCCTGCCGCCATACGCACCCGGCCGCCGACGCGCTGCTCGCGTTGATGCAGCGCGAAGGCCTGGGTCATGAAGACATCGCACATGTCACCACTCGCGTGCACCAGGGCGCCATCGACGTGCTCGGTCGCGTGGTGGTGCCGCAGAGCGTGCACCAGGCGAAGTTCTCCATGGGCACCGTGCTGGGCCTGATCGCGGTGCACGGCAAGGCCGGGCTGGTGGAGTTCGAGGAGTTCGCCCTGCAGGACGCGCGCGTCGCGGCCTTCCGCGACAAGGTCTCCATGCAGCTCGACCCCGAGGTCGACGGCGCCTACCCGCAACGCTGGCTGGGCCGGGTCGAGGTGCTGGCCACCGACGGCCGCCGTCTCGAAGGAGCCATCGATGAGCCCAAGGGCGACCCGGGCAACACGCTGACCCGCGGGGAACTCGAGGACAAGTTCCGCCGCCTGCTGACCTTCGCCGGCGCTCGTGGCGACGCCGAGGCTACGCGGCTGATCGACGCCACCTGGCGCCTGCATGGACTCCAGCAGGTCAACGTCTTCGCCTGA
- a CDS encoding acyl-CoA dehydrogenase family protein, translated as MSSTPEEIQAIRDGVRALCAEFPAEYWRRIDDEKGFPEAFVSAMTEAGWLSAMIPEEYGGSGLGLAEASVILEEVNRCGGNSGTIHGQMYNMFTLLRNGSEEQKAYYLPKLASGELRLQSMGVTEPTTGTDTTKIKTTAVRQGDKYVINGQKVWISRIQHSDLMILLARTTPLAEVKKKAEGMSIFLVDLREAIGNGLTVQPIANMVNHETNELFFDNLEIPASSLIGEEGKGFRYILDGLNAERTLIAAECIGDGRWFIEKASQYARDRVVFGRPIGQNQGVQFPIAEAHIEVEAADLMRWKACADYDAGRNAGAAANMAKYLAAKASWEAANACLQTHGGFGFACEYDVERKFRETRLYQVAPISTNLILSYVAEHLLELPRSF; from the coding sequence ATGAGCAGTACCCCCGAAGAAATCCAGGCCATCCGCGACGGCGTGCGCGCCCTTTGCGCGGAGTTCCCCGCCGAATACTGGCGCAGGATCGACGACGAGAAGGGCTTCCCCGAGGCCTTCGTCAGCGCCATGACCGAAGCCGGCTGGCTGTCGGCGATGATCCCCGAGGAATACGGCGGCTCCGGCCTTGGCCTGGCCGAAGCCTCGGTGATCCTCGAGGAAGTGAACCGCTGCGGCGGCAACTCCGGGACCATCCACGGGCAGATGTACAACATGTTCACCCTGCTGCGTAACGGCAGCGAGGAGCAGAAGGCCTACTACCTGCCCAAGCTGGCCAGTGGCGAGTTGCGCCTGCAATCCATGGGCGTGACCGAGCCCACCACCGGCACCGACACCACCAAGATCAAGACCACCGCCGTGCGCCAGGGCGACAAGTACGTGATCAATGGCCAGAAAGTGTGGATCTCGCGCATCCAGCACTCCGACCTGATGATCCTGCTGGCCCGCACCACGCCGCTGGCCGAGGTGAAGAAGAAGGCCGAGGGCATGTCGATCTTCCTGGTCGACCTGCGCGAAGCCATCGGCAACGGCCTGACCGTGCAGCCTATCGCCAACATGGTCAACCACGAGACCAACGAGCTGTTCTTCGACAACCTGGAAATCCCCGCCAGCAGCCTGATCGGCGAGGAGGGCAAGGGCTTCCGCTACATCCTCGACGGCCTCAACGCCGAGCGCACCCTGATTGCCGCCGAGTGCATCGGCGATGGCCGCTGGTTCATCGAGAAGGCCAGCCAGTATGCCCGCGATCGCGTGGTATTCGGCCGCCCCATTGGGCAGAACCAGGGGGTGCAGTTCCCCATCGCCGAAGCGCACATCGAAGTGGAAGCCGCCGACCTGATGCGCTGGAAGGCCTGCGCGGACTACGACGCCGGTCGCAATGCTGGGGCCGCGGCAAACATGGCCAAGTACCTGGCGGCCAAGGCCAGCTGGGAGGCGGCCAATGCCTGCCTGCAGACCCACGGTGGCTTCGGCTTCGCCTGCGAGTACGACGTCGAGCGCAAGTTCCGCGAGACGCGCCTCTACCAGGTGGCGCCCATCTCCACCAACCTGATCCTGTCCTACGTGGCCGAGCACCTGCTCGAACTGCCGCGTTCCTTCTGA
- a CDS encoding MaoC family dehydratase N-terminal domain-containing protein has protein sequence MSDSPYTAWIGRSQERHEELSEVLVRRLAATLGEAAPGTGEALPPLWQWAFFQDAEPESGLGADGHPARGGFLPPADGRNRMWAGGRLEFHAPLCVGRKASRLTTILKVEEKHGRTGSLLFVTLRHDYLQDDHLAIREEQDIVYREPTPPKLASGEALPSGAWREAMEPSPVLLFRYSAVTFNGHRIHYDWPYVTETEGYPGLVVHGPLIATLNLSAFCRANPQARLRRFAFRGLRPLVCPEAFELGGRLLAPGKAEVWAGNGAGIAQSGEVEFD, from the coding sequence ATGAGCGATTCCCCCTATACCGCCTGGATCGGTCGTAGCCAGGAGCGCCACGAGGAACTGAGCGAGGTGCTGGTCCGTCGCCTCGCCGCCACGCTCGGCGAGGCGGCTCCAGGAACCGGCGAAGCACTGCCACCGTTGTGGCAGTGGGCATTCTTCCAGGATGCCGAGCCCGAATCCGGCCTGGGCGCCGACGGACACCCGGCGCGCGGTGGATTCCTGCCGCCGGCGGACGGGCGCAACCGCATGTGGGCCGGTGGCCGCCTGGAGTTCCATGCGCCACTCTGCGTAGGCCGCAAGGCCAGCCGGCTGACCACCATCCTCAAGGTCGAGGAGAAGCATGGGCGTACCGGCTCGCTGCTGTTCGTCACCCTGCGCCACGACTACCTGCAGGACGATCACCTGGCGATTCGCGAGGAGCAGGACATCGTCTACCGCGAACCGACGCCGCCCAAGCTCGCCAGCGGCGAAGCCCTGCCGTCCGGCGCCTGGCGCGAGGCCATGGAGCCCTCGCCGGTACTGCTGTTCCGTTACTCGGCGGTGACCTTCAACGGCCACCGCATCCATTACGACTGGCCCTATGTCACCGAAACCGAGGGCTATCCGGGGCTGGTGGTGCACGGCCCGCTGATTGCCACCCTGAACCTGAGCGCCTTCTGCCGCGCCAACCCGCAGGCACGCCTGCGGCGCTTCGCCTTCCGTGGGTTGCGCCCGCTGGTCTGCCCGGAAGCCTTCGAGCTCGGCGGGCGCCTGCTCGCGCCGGGCAAGGCCGAGGTATGGGCCGGCAATGGCGCCGGCATCGCCCAGAGCGGCGAAGTGGAATTCGACTGA